From Erigeron canadensis isolate Cc75 chromosome 8, C_canadensis_v1, whole genome shotgun sequence, one genomic window encodes:
- the LOC122580030 gene encoding uncharacterized protein LOC122580030 codes for MTSPNWELKNCCDRDQKLFLATVGIFTLVILALWRTFLLTPFKLITVFLHEASHAIACKLTCGEVMGMEVHANEGGVTQTRGGIYWLILPAGYLGSSFWGMLLILASTDLLTARIAAGCLAVALLVVLFIAKNWTLRGLCIGFIIFLAVVWILQEKTTVRILRYVILFIGVMNSLFSVYDIYDDLISRRVNSSDAEKFAEICPCPCNGVAWGVIWGMISFTFLSASVYLGLVILS; via the exons ATGACGTCGCCGAATTGGGAGCTTAAAAATTGTTGCGATCGTGACCAGAAATTGTTTCTCGCAACTGTTGGCATCTTTACTCTCGTCATTCTCGCT TTATGGAGGACATTTCTGCTTACACCTTTTAAACTCATCACCGTCTTTCTTCATGAAGCAAGTCATGCCATCGCTTGCAAGCTTACTTGCGGGGAG GTAATGGGCATGGAGGTTCATGCCAATGAGGGAGGAGTGACACAGACTCGTGGTGGCATATATTGGTTGATCCTACCTGCTGGAT ATCTTGGTTCATCATTTTGGGGCATGCTTTTGATCCTGGCATCAACAGACCTACTAACTGCAAGAATTGCTGCCGGTTGTTTAGCAGTAGCCCTGCTTGTAGTTCTCTTCATTGCCAAAAAT TGGACTCTTCGAGGACTTTGCATAG GATTCATCATATTCCTTGCCGTGGTTTGGATCTTGCAAGAAAAAACTACAGTTCGTATCCTTCGTTATGTCATTTTATTCATTG GTGTCATGAACAGTTTGTTTTCAGTTTATG ATATTTATGATGATTTGATTTCAAGGAGAGTTAACTCTAGTGATGCTGAGAAGTTTGCAGAAATCTGTCCCTGCCCATGTAATGGTGTTGCATGGGGAGTCATATG GGGAATGATATCTTTCACTTTTCTCAGCGCTTCCGTATATCTAGGACTAGTGATCCTATCATGA
- the LOC122580029 gene encoding elongator complex protein 5 — MADAVCRVLRDGALEGEHATSLTITDSIDSPFGPTVFDYIFTQLSSFVSSKKSQSRGIVLVAFSRSPSYTVELLKNRGIDVTKSHEWLRILDCYSDPLGWKERLKEHGAIKSLSVEALPNVSVSKDVRNLDELFSLILELGKGLVGEGKTRFSVAIDSVSEMLRHTSLSSVARLLNNLRSHAQVSSVFWLLHSDLHDVKTVAAFEYMSSMVANVKPLTTTTNALRENIDNLSLLEQNYKRGQFHASLKRRNGRVRVMCEEFSVEQSSIKFTTMSAVENAVTQSLVPKVQFNLQLSDKERSDRAKVVLPFEHQETGKSVQIYDGRKSLIDGTHEANGVPVEKLQKHEDSGRGEIIYFRDSDDEMPDSDEDPDDDLDI; from the exons ATGGCGGATGCCGTTTGCAGAGTGTTACGTGATGGAGCACTTGAAGGTGAACACGCAACATCTCTCACCATAACAGATTCTATTGACTCTCCGTTCGGCCCAACTGTTTTTGATTACATTTTCACTCAGTTATCTTCCTTTGTTTCCTCCAAGAAATCTCAGTCTCG CGGAATTGTGTTGGTGGCTTTCTCTAGAAGTCCTTCATATACTGTGGAATTGCTCAAGAACAGAGGAATTGATGTCACTAAATCGCATGAATG GTTGAGAATTTTGGATTGTTATAGCGATCCTCTTGGTTGGAAGGAACGGCTTAAAGAACATGGTGCCATTAAAAGTTTGTCTGTGGAAGCTTTACCTAATGTTAGTGTTAGCAAAGACGTGAGAAACTTGGATGAATTGTTCTCTTTGATTCTTGAGTTAGGAAAAG GACTTGTTGGAGAGGGTAAAACCCGATTCTCAGTTGCCATAGACTCG GTAAGTGAGATGCTTAGACACACATCGTTGTCTTCTGTTGCTAGACTTTTAAATAATCTTCGGAGCCAtg CCCAGGTATCTAGTGTATTTTGGCTGCTGCATTCTGATCTCCATGACGTGAAAACTGTTGCTGCTTTTGAATACATGTCTTCCATGGTCGCTAATGTAAAACCACTTACTACAACAACAAATGCATTACGAGAGAACATTGATAATCTTTCTTTGCttgaacaaaattacaaacGAGGCCAATTCCATGCATCTCTCAAACGCAGAAATGGACGTGTTAGGGTTATG TGTGAAGAGTTCTCTGTTGAGCAATCATCAATCAAATTCACAACTATGTCAGCCGTGGAGAATGCAGTCACACAAAGTCTTGTTCCCAAG GTGCAATTTAATCTGCAGCTTTCAGATAAAGAACGAAGCGATAGAGCAAAAGTTGTACTTCCATTTGAACACCAAG AAACGGGGAAGTCAGTTCAAATTTATGATGGTCGTAAATCACTTATAGATGGCACACATGAAGCAAATGGCGTCCCTGTTGAGAAATTGCAAAAACACGAGGATTCTGGCAGGGGTGAGATCATATATTTTCGTGATTCTGATGATGAGATGCCCGATTCTGATGAGGACCCCGACGATGATCTGGACATATAA